CACCTATTTATTGCGACAATAGGAAAACTCTTTCATATCCCGCCGTTCGTAGTTTCATCAAAGTAGAGTTGGCCCGTACCATTCTCGAAAAATATGAAAACGTAGATGCTATTGCCGGGGTAGCAACCGGTGCAATTGCACAAGGTGCTTTAGTTGCTGATTTATTAGGGCTCCCATTTGTATATATTCGTGCAACTCCCAAAGATCACGGATTGGAAAACTTGATTGAAGGGGAGTTAAAGCCTGGGTCTAAGGTAGTAGTCATTGAAGATTTGGTTTCTACAGGTGGAAGTAGTTTGAAAGCTGTACAAGCAGTTCGTAATTTCGGGTGCGATGTATTAGGAATGGTAGCTATTTTTACTCACGGATTTCCTATTGCAACCGAACAATTCAAAGAAGCTAAAGTTACGCTCACTACGTTAAGCAATTATGATGCGGTTATCGAAGAAGCAGTCCGTACGGATTATATCGATGAAGCTGAAATCGCCACGCTTCAGGAATGGCGCAAAGATCCGGCAAACTGGAAACCTAGAGTTTAACGATTCAACAGACCTATGACAGATTTTATAAGCGAGGTAAAAACAATACCTTACAACGAAGACCGCATTTTCACAATGCTGTCCGATTTAACAAATCTGGAACGAGTAAAAGATCGTATTCCACAAGACAAAATTAAAGATTTTGAATTCGACAGAGACTCTTGTAGTCTATCTGTCGATCCGGTTGGCAAAATTACCTTCCAGATTACAGAACGCGAACCTAATAAAACAATTAAGTTTGTTACTACTAATTCTCCACTTCCGCTCACACTTTGGATTCAGCTCAAACA
The genomic region above belongs to Parabacteroides pacaensis and contains:
- the pyrE gene encoding orotate phosphoribosyltransferase, which translates into the protein MKTLERLVAEKLLKIKAVKLQPANPFTWASGWKSPIYCDNRKTLSYPAVRSFIKVELARTILEKYENVDAIAGVATGAIAQGALVADLLGLPFVYIRATPKDHGLENLIEGELKPGSKVVVIEDLVSTGGSSLKAVQAVRNFGCDVLGMVAIFTHGFPIATEQFKEAKVTLTTLSNYDAVIEEAVRTDYIDEAEIATLQEWRKDPANWKPRV
- a CDS encoding SRPBCC family protein, whose protein sequence is MTDFISEVKTIPYNEDRIFTMLSDLTNLERVKDRIPQDKIKDFEFDRDSCSLSVDPVGKITFQITEREPNKTIKFVTTNSPLPLTLWIQLKQVTEENTKMKMTVRADLNPFIKGMVSKPLQEAVDKLSAAIAVLPY